From one Rosa rugosa chromosome 4, drRosRugo1.1, whole genome shotgun sequence genomic stretch:
- the LOC133744592 gene encoding uncharacterized protein LOC133744592 has protein sequence MNLNKIQMLTGSNFKAWRSGVEFYLMMHENMDLCFTDVKPYGIDANSSRDEKKYYRDWHRANYRAKNVMRTTMTDTVRGSIDEPALAFDYMDAIAEKFKESNKAEASRLSKEMNELKYTGSGGVRQHIMKLTELNARLRDLDMGVQDDHLFTMP, from the coding sequence ATGAATTTGAATAAAATCCAGATGCTTACTGGATCAAACTTTAAGGCCTGGAGGAGTGGTGTAGAGTTCTATCTCATGATGCATGAAAACATGGACTTGTGTTTTACTGATGTAAAGCCTTATGGAATAGATGCCAATAGCTCACGTGATGAGAAGAAATATTATCGAGATTGGCATAGAGCAAATTATAGAGCTAAGAATGTGATGAGGACTACCATGACTGATACCGTGAGGGGTAGCATAGATGAACCAGCCTTAGCATTTGACTATATGGATGCCATAGCCGAGAAATTCAAAGAGAGCAATAAGGCTGAGGCATCAAGGCTCTCCAAGGAGATGAATGAGCTAAAATATACTGGTAGTGGAGGAGTTAGGCAACACATTATGAAGCTCACTGAGTTGAATGCTAGACTTAGGGATCTTGATATGGGAGTTCAAGATGACCACTTGTTCACAATGCCTTAG
- the LOC133743967 gene encoding uncharacterized protein LOC133743967, which yields MPSLTRSQFSDSGAVMDLDVDISRWVLEFLLRDRHNETIAKRLLAVAPLPNRHDWRLKKTVLLRTIESAIYDDASVTEAILEALESIEALDRGQGFQTTEAMRAAYCAVATECTVKFLVCFGRKYIEAVDRIWRGRVRVLEESEGSELVSAELKERRYEVEAAIWDRNVSKKLARMNTRNDALRLVGEYVEEAWAVIGPPFLNWAVRFHMVKESLGEGDGNVDDGCGKEVGMVNGNELEVQVANGADLGDGSKLEVNEANEGDGSKPEVQIESDTKVGHGSELVIWTGVEVPLTKGADLGVGKELNGQRENGANVSDGSGVKARRVNGANVGGDRSKWEARRVENDTNVGDVTVAFSKFGSLLGYHSMDGVLRVVGEGRSPLNVNCGVLSFEPARKEKEIPRNRALRHNHGPLKIRDAEYVGTDASDGIHNYVSSTEVRKVQEQLKSGVMAVQSVVTDPLPYNLRMPEIVRSEVEVNHVNGEDGTENPSVEKTTGPDHSNSDTNGNPTSSDQNDVPQAPGKENDASNLSVEKGKGTQYVRSGDANRADLCCSNQNSGPRPGLMERNSTAHTYKWDDWLGMSPEGTSNGKGTLHLPTFKRNAISPLKKYEDKRFAKRRKVKRWSVHEEDTLRAGVQEYGKGNWKLILDAYRDVFEERTEVDLKDKWRNMSKWRHCD from the exons ATGCCCTCACTGACGAGGTCTCAATTTTCCGATTCCGGTGCCGTAATGGACTTAGACGTCGACATTTCGCGGTGGGTCCTGGAGTTTCTCCTCCGTGACCGCCACAACGAGACCATCGCCAAGCGACTCCTTGCCGTCGCGCCGCTCCCGAACCGCCACGACTGGCGGTTGAAGAAGACGGTCCTCCTCCGAACAATCGAGTCCGCAATCTATGACGACGCTTCAGTCACCGAAGCGATCCTCGAAGCCCTGGAGTCCATCGAGGCTTTGGACCGCGGCCAAGGGTTTCAGACCACGGAGGCCATGAGGGCGGCGTACTGCGCCGTCGCGACGGAGTGCACGGTCAAGTTCTTGGTTTGCTTCGGACGGAAGTACATTGAGGCTGTGGACCGGATTTGGAGAggtagggttagggttttggaggAGAGTGAGGGGAGCGAGCTGGTTTCGGCGGAGTTGAAAGAGAGAAGATATGAGGTGGAGGCTGCGATTTGGGATAGGAATGTGTCGAAAAAGCTAGCGAGGATGAATACTAGAAATGATGCGTTGAGATTGGTTGGGGAGTATGTGGAGGAAGCTTGGGCAGTGATTGGTCCTCCTTTTCTTAATTGGGCCGTTAGATTTCATATGGTTAAGGAAAGTTTAGGTGAGGGTGATGGTAATGTAGATGATGGGTGTGGAAAGGAGGTTGGAATGGTGAATGGGAATGAACTGGAGGTGCAGGTAGCAAATGGGGCTGATTTGGGTGATGGTTCCAAATTGGAGGTCAATGAGGCTAATGAGGGTGATGGGTCTAAACCGGAGGTGCAAATAGAGAGTGATACTAAGGTTGGTCATGGGTCTGAATTGGTAATTTGGACTGGGGTGGAGGTGCCATTGACAAAAGGGGCTGATTTGGGTGTTGGGAAAGAGTTGAATGGGCAAAGGGAAAATGGGGCTAATGTTAGTGATGGGTCTGGAGTAAAGGCGCGAAGGGTGAATGGTGCTAATGTTGGTGGTGATAGGTCTAAATGGGAGGCGCGGCGAGTGGAAAATGATACTAATGTGGGTGATGTGACTGTGGCTTTTTCCAAGTTTGGGTCTCTGTTGGGTTACCATTCTATGGACGGTGTTTTGCGGGTAGTGGGGGAAGGGAGGTCACCGCTTAATGTGAACTGTGGTGTCCTCAGTTTTGAACCTGCAAGAAAAGAGAAAG AAATTCCGAGGAACAGGGCACTTAGGCACAACCATGGACCACTTAAGATTAGAGATGCTGAATATGTCGGCACGGATGCATCAGATGGCATACATAATTACGTATCCAGCACTGAAGTTAGAAAAGTGCAAGAACAACTTAAGTCCGGTGTTATGGCTGTACAATCTGTAGTGACAGACCCACTACCTTATAATTTGCGCATGCCGGAAATTGTAAGATCTGAGGTGGAAGTCAATCATGTAAATGGAGAAGATGGTACAGAAAATCCATCTGTTGAAAAGACCACTGGGCCTGATCATTCTAATAGTGATACTAATGGAAATCCGACCTCCAGTGATCAGAACGATGTGCCCCAAGCTCCTGGAAAAGAAAATGATGCATCCAACCTGTCCGTTGAGAAGGGAAAGGGCACACAGTATGTTCGAAGTGGTGATGCCAACCGTGCAGATCTGTGTTGCAGTAATCAGAATAGTGGTCCTCGACCTGGGTTGATGGAACGTAATAGTACTGCCCATACTTACAAG TGGGATGACTGGCTAGGTATGTCACCTGAGGGAACAAGTAATGGTAAGGGCACGCTTCATTTACCTACATTTAAACGGAATGCTATTTCTCCACTGAAAAAGTATGAGGATAAAAGATTTGCTAAGAGAAGAAAAGTAAAGAGATGGAGCGTACATGAAGAAGACACATTAAGGGCTGGTGTGCAAGA GTATGGTAAAGGAAATTGGAAGCTTATCTTAGATGCATACCGAGATGTATTTGAAGAAAGAACTGAG GTTGATTTAAAGGACAAGTGGAGAAACATGTCGAAGTGGAGGCACTGTGACTAG